One region of Oryza sativa Japonica Group chromosome 10, ASM3414082v1 genomic DNA includes:
- the LOC4348507 gene encoding uncharacterized protein has protein sequence MDTPPPPPPPPPPTPTQSSPPVNWDALDALVLDFARSDRLLLPPASPSPPSSPSSSSTTTATSSSSSAPSPSSSYRSRLLIRRARTALEEGDVDAALALLRAHAPAALLDHRLLFHLHKQRFVELVRRGTEADREAALDCLRTALAPCALDAYPEAYEEFKHILLVLIYDKDDQSSPVANEWSIKKRFELAGLLSSILRTHLQAYDPILSMTLRYLISIHKLLCSRQGISSPISNLTERLLFDDRDPPAVPQECSLEAPPFDEVDVQALAHAVELTRQGAVDSLKFAKGDLFQAFQNELCRMKLDLPLLDKLIHEYCIYRGIVEGGSHVLPGLQSNNQSNDVNFVDKQEDSTETRIDFEMTNNQNGNCSTSDTSHHDSWSRRLRRVRSSASGQRRRKRWRGRVDDLDYGCETPLDANKHAILCSALDMDEDDMIVKPDLMADTGLPDSRCNQDQKYEVILEMRDLTRKGMASKVVEEINNMDPDFFLKNPILLFQLKQVEFLKLVASGDHGAALKVASTHLGPLAASNQALLKPLKETLVTLIQPCEDVLTKSVSLPVLASSLQIAMSRRLGIEEPQLMKIIRTTLHTHSEWFKLQMCKDRFEHFLKIDSLKEVDPSAGSHNMSKVLTDECANGSSQITTCSSGKVLDEGSSPQESSEVTCDENAILKVMEFLALPRADAIQLLMQYGGNAEEVIQQIFS, from the exons ATGGacacgccgcctccacctcctccgccgccgccgccgacgccgacgcagtcgtcgccgccggtgaacTGGGACGCGCTCGACGCCCTCGTGCTCGACTTCGCCAGATccgaccgcctcctcctcccgccggcctccccgtcgccgccctcctccccgtcctcgtcctccaccaccaccgccacctcctcctcctcctcggcgccctcgccgtcctcctcctacCGCTCGCGCCTCCTCATCCGCCGCGCCCGCACCGCGCTCGAGGAGGGGGACGTCGACGCCGCGCTCGCGCTCCTCCGGGCCCACGCCCCCGCCGCGCTCCTCGaccaccgcctcctcttccACCTCCACAAGCAG AGATTCGTGGAGCTTGTGAGGAGGGGCACGGAGGCGGACAGGGAGGCGGCGCTGGACTGCCTCCGCACGGCACTGGCGCCCTGTGCGCTGGATGCCTACCCG GAAGCTTATGAGGAGTTCAAGCATATACTGCTAGTATTGATATATGACAAAGATGATCAATCATCCCCTGTAGCAAATGAG TGGTCTATAAAGAAGCGATTTGAGCTTGCTGGATTGCTATCATCCATATTGAGAACTCATTTACAAGCTTATGATCCTATTCTATCAATGACATTACGGTACTTGATAAG CATCCACAAACTACTTTGCTCGCGCCAAGGAATTTCTTCGCCTATATCTAATCTGACTGAAAGGCTGCTGTTTGATGACCGTGATCCACCTGCAGTTCCTCAGGAATGCTCGCTAGAAGCGCCACCATTTGATGAG GTAGATGTGCAAGCCCTAGCACATGCTGTGGAGTTGACAAGACAAGGGGCTGTTGACAGTTTGAAGTTTGCGAAAGGAGATTTATTTCAAGCGTTTCAG AATGAATTGTGCCGAATGAAGCTGGATCTGCCACTTCTGGATAAACTTATACACGAGTACTGTATATACAGGGGAATAGTTGAAGGTGGTTCCCATGTCCTTCCTG GATTGCAAAGCAATAACCAAAGTAATGATGTCAATTTCGTAGATAAACAGGAAGACAGTACTGAAACACGGATTGATTTTGAAATGACTAACAATCAGAATGGAAATTGTAGCACCAGTGATACTTCCCATCATGATTCCTGGTCCAGGAGATTACGTAGGGTTAGAAGTAGTGCATCGGGGCAACGAAGGCGGAAGAGATGGAGAGGACGGGTAGATGATCTGGATTATGGTTGTGAGACCCCATTGGATGCAAATAAACATGCTATTTTATGTTCTGCTCTTGACATGGATGAAGATGATATGATAGTTAAACCA GACTTGATGGCAGATACTGGTTTGCCTGATTCTAGATGTAATCAAGATCAGAAATATGAAGTTATTTTAGAGATGAGGGATCTCACACGCAAAGGAATGGCTTCAAAAGTTGTTGAAGAGATAAACAACATGGATCCTGATTTCTTCTTGAAAAACCCTATTCTTCTATTTCAGCTGAAACAG GTTGAATTTCTTAAGCTAGTAGCTTCTGGTGATCACGGAGCTGCTCTCAAGGTTGCATCCACTCATCTGGGGCCTCTTGCTGCCAGTAACCAAGCTTTACTGAAACCTTTGAAGGAAACTTTAGTAACACTAATTCAACCCTGTGAAGATGTACTCACAAAGTCAGTTTCATTACCCGTTCTTGCAAGTTCTCTCCAG ATTGCAATGAGCAGGAGGCTTGGTATTGAAGAACCTCAGTTAATGAAGATAATTAGAACAACACTTCACACGCACAGCGAATGGTTTAAGCTTCAGATGTGCAAGGACCGTTTTGAGCACTTTTTGAAGATTGATTCTCTAAAAGAGGTTGATCCATCTGCGGGGAGTCACAATATGTCCAAGGTTCTTACAGATGAATGTGCTAATGGATCTTCTCAAATCACAACATGCTCTAGTGGCAAGGTGCTAGATGAAGGTAGTAGCCCTCAGGAGTCATCAGAAGTTACCTGTGATGAAAACGCCATACTCAAGGTCATG gAATTTCTTGCTTTGCCAAGGGCTGACGCGATCCAACTGCTTATGCAATATGGTGGGAATGCCGAGGAAGTCATCCAACAGATCTTTTCGTAG